Proteins co-encoded in one Stomoxys calcitrans chromosome 5, idStoCalc2.1, whole genome shotgun sequence genomic window:
- the LOC106085197 gene encoding uncharacterized protein LOC106085197 isoform X2, with translation MVFNESFVNELNNAIRRRPRARSPIRYEEDPENAWNCGSWFEYLLIVILSTILLVGVLVLTLFWIIFYRGGFAWSENPKLQFNLHPVLMVAGFITFSGFSILLYRLCRCLKHIYVKLVHMLFHACAIPCIALGFLAVFDSHNLDEPPKQNFYSLHTWLGFVTMGMFVMQFVVGFFSFLILLCCENRTYNCRATMVPIHASFGLANFMLAIATCVTGLIEKERQMISAETEETALSTRSSEIEHYIMNSMGIVLVAIGIIVSVAVRRSNAPATAKVYVTERI, from the exons ATGGTATTCAATGAAAGTTTTGTCAATGAACTAAACAATGCCATAAGAAGACGTCCAAGGGCCAGGAGTCCCAT ACGCTATGAAGAGGATCCCGAAAATGCCTGGAACTGTGGCTCCTGGTTCGAATACTTACTCATAGTCATTTTGTCCACCATTTTATTGGTGGGTGTATTGGTGCTCACTCTCTTCTGGATTATCTTCTATCGCGGAGGCTTTGCTTGGTCCGAGAATCCCAAACTGCAGTTTAACTTACATCCCGTTTTAATGGTGGCTGGTTTCATAACATTctcaggatttt caaTTCTTTTGTATCGCCTTTGCCGTTGCTTAAAACACATCTATGTGAAATTGGTTCACATGCTGTTCCATGCATGTGCCATTCCATGCATTGCCTTGGGATTCTTGGCCGTCTTCGATTCACACAATCTGGACGAGCCGCCAAAACAAAACTTCTACAGTCTGCACACATGGCTGGGCTTTGTCACAATGGGCATGTTTGTAATGCAATTTGTGGTTGGTTTCTTTAG CTTTTTGATATTATTATGCTGTGAGAATCGCACCTACAATTGTCGTGCCACCATGGTGCCAATACATGCCAGCTTTGGTTTGGCCAATTTCATGTTGGCCATTGCCACCTGCGTCACTGGTCTGATTGAGAAGGAGCGTCAAATGATCAGCGCCGAAACGGAAGAAACAGCATTGag CACTCGCAGCTCTGAAATCGAACACTACATCATGAATTCCATGGGCATTGTTTTGGTGGCGATAGGCATCATAGTCTCTGTGGCCGTTCGGCGTTCCAATGCTCCTGCCACTGCCAAAGTTTATGTAACTGAGCGAATTTAA
- the LOC106085197 gene encoding uncharacterized protein LOC106085197 isoform X3 yields MRDRHLNKMPRGGTTTARYEEDPENAWNCGSWFEYLLIVILSTILLVGVLVLTLFWIIFYRGGFAWSENPKLQFNLHPVLMVAGFITFSGFSILLYRLCRCLKHIYVKLVHMLFHACAIPCIALGFLAVFDSHNLDEPPKQNFYSLHTWLGFVTMGMFVMQFVVGFFSFLILLCCENRTYNCRATMVPIHASFGLANFMLAIATCVTGLIEKERQMISAETEETALSTRSSEIEHYIMNSMGIVLVAIGIIVSVAVRRSNAPATAKVYVTERI; encoded by the exons ACGCTATGAAGAGGATCCCGAAAATGCCTGGAACTGTGGCTCCTGGTTCGAATACTTACTCATAGTCATTTTGTCCACCATTTTATTGGTGGGTGTATTGGTGCTCACTCTCTTCTGGATTATCTTCTATCGCGGAGGCTTTGCTTGGTCCGAGAATCCCAAACTGCAGTTTAACTTACATCCCGTTTTAATGGTGGCTGGTTTCATAACATTctcaggatttt caaTTCTTTTGTATCGCCTTTGCCGTTGCTTAAAACACATCTATGTGAAATTGGTTCACATGCTGTTCCATGCATGTGCCATTCCATGCATTGCCTTGGGATTCTTGGCCGTCTTCGATTCACACAATCTGGACGAGCCGCCAAAACAAAACTTCTACAGTCTGCACACATGGCTGGGCTTTGTCACAATGGGCATGTTTGTAATGCAATTTGTGGTTGGTTTCTTTAG CTTTTTGATATTATTATGCTGTGAGAATCGCACCTACAATTGTCGTGCCACCATGGTGCCAATACATGCCAGCTTTGGTTTGGCCAATTTCATGTTGGCCATTGCCACCTGCGTCACTGGTCTGATTGAGAAGGAGCGTCAAATGATCAGCGCCGAAACGGAAGAAACAGCATTGag CACTCGCAGCTCTGAAATCGAACACTACATCATGAATTCCATGGGCATTGTTTTGGTGGCGATAGGCATCATAGTCTCTGTGGCCGTTCGGCGTTCCAATGCTCCTGCCACTGCCAAAGTTTATGTAACTGAGCGAATTTAA